The following coding sequences are from one Triticum dicoccoides isolate Atlit2015 ecotype Zavitan chromosome 4A, WEW_v2.0, whole genome shotgun sequence window:
- the LOC119289853 gene encoding disease resistance protein RPM1-like — MAEIVILLAIKKIAFALAKGVVDKASVHFAKYGTQLLELQGNMARVARELRVMHDVLCQMDIRNRNNQVYEGWLEEVQKVVHVMEDMVDEYLYLVGQEHDFGFSFFLKKGFRKPRALLSLNQIDFKVKEIERDLTHLSDTKNRWVTLIDNGDTSSSNYIVKRANDLANISRLLDDEDLVGVDENREKLEKWLADDSKECSVVALLGMGGLGKTALAANVYKKVREKFQCHAWVSISQTYSREDVLRNITKELLKDNINVLSSTTAMDITCVEETLSKFLKQQKYLIILDDVWTPEAFDDLSRALPHNDKGSRVIITTREGVVAALASRGHILTMEALPEDKAWDLFCKKAFPTDANYDGHAELKPFSEEIVSKCKGLPLAIVSVGSLLRVREKTMEEWRRINNQLSWELINNSRLDHVRNVLHLSFIYLPTHLKSCFLYCSLFPEDYLLRRKQLARLWSAEGFIEERGESTLEEVAEFYLKELVDRNMLQLVEMNTFGRMKKFRMHDILRELAVDLCRKNCFGATYDDKCGGSLGVDRRLVLHKLNKDNYQPISGIHQLRTMITLDNSVPSSIISLLCTESRYMAVLELRGLSIEKIPAAIGDLFNLRHLSLRDSKIQMLPKSIERLSNLLTLDLYGCDIHVLPSGIVKLKKLRHLFAERVLDPDERGMRCSRGVRIPSGLGNLTNLQTLHALEARDKSLGHLGELRQLRSLRLWNVKATYCERISESLVQMQYLSFLEVNASDENEVLQLNVCLPNLQKLILRGRLANGALDESPLFQTVWGQNLYVLSLYGSQLREDPLPSLSRLSSLTRLRLTGAYDGEQLAFLTGWFPKLKILVLKDLPNLNRLVIQQGAMVSLEEFFIVNLNSLTEVPPGIEFLMPLQYLAFDQISSDFLTVLEQCSAIRGNWWYTLHD; from the coding sequence ATGGCAGAGATTGTGATTCTTCTAGCCATTAAAAAGATCGCATTTGCCTTGGCAAAAGGAGTGGTAGACAAGGCTAGTGTGCACTTTGCGAAGTATGGCACACAACTACTAGAGCTACAAGGCAACATGGCCCGTGTTGCCAGGGAGCTTCGTGTAATGCACGATGTTCTCTGTCAAATGGATATTCGAAATCGCAACAATCAAGTATACGAGGGTTGGTTGGAGGAGGTACAGAAAGTAGTACATGTGATGGAGGACATGGTGGATGAGTACTTGTATCTAGTCGGTCAAGAACATGATTTCGGTTTTTCCTTTTTCCTAAAGAAAGGGTTCAGAAAGCCAAGAGCTCTACTTTCTTTGAACCAGATAGATTTCAAGGTGAAGGAAATAGAGAGAGATCTTACACACCTATCAGACACAAAAAATCGATGGGTTACTCTGATAGACAATGGGGATACTAGCAGCTCAAATTACATTGTGAAGAGGGCCAATGATCTAGCGAACATTTCGCGCTTGCTTGATGATGAAgatctggtgggggtggatgaaaacAGAGAAAAACTTGAGAAGTGGTTGGCAGATGATAGCAAGGAATGCTCTGTGGTAGCGCTACTTGGAATGGGAGGACTTGGTAAAACAGCTCTAGCAGCaaatgtttacaagaaagtgagagaGAAATTCCAGTGCCATGCCTGGGTCTCCATCTCTCAAACTTATTCTAGAGAAGATGTCTTGAGGAATATTACCAAGGAGCTTCTTAAAGATAACATTAATGTTCTTTCCAGCACTACTGCTATggacatcacttgcgttgaagagaCATTGAGTAAATTTCTAAAGCAACAGAAGTATTTGATCATACTGGATGATGTTTGGACTCCAGAAGCATTTGATGACTTGTCTAGGGCGCTTCCTCATAATGACAAAGGAAGTAGAGTCATAATCACAACAAGGGAAGGGGTTGTTGCTGCACTTGCTTCTCGAGGACATATCTTGACAATGGAAGCTTTACCTGAAGACAAGGCATGGGATCTCTTTTGTAAGAAAGCCTTTCCAACAGATGCAAATTATGACGGCCATGCGGAATTGAAGCCTTTCTCTGAGGAAATAGTTAGCAAGTGCAAAGGCTTGCCTCTTGCCATTGTGTCAGTTGGTAGCCTATTGCGTGTGCGTGAGAAAACTATGGAAGAATGGAGAAGGATAAATAACCAATTGAGTTGGGAGCTAATTAATAATTCGAGGCTCGACCACGTAAGGAATGTTTTGCATCTGAGCTTCATATACCTTCCAACACACTTGAAAAGTTGTTTCCTATACTGCAGCTTATTTCCAGAAGACTATCTTTTACGTAGGAAACAACTTGCACGGTTATGGTCAGCAGAGGGGTTCATTGAAGAGAGGGGTGAAAGCACATTAGAAGAAGTGGCAGAGTTCTATCTAAAGGAGTTGGTTGATAGAAATATGCTACAACTCGTTGAGATGAACACATTTGGTAGGATGAAGAAATTCAGAATGCATGATATCTTACGTGAATTGGCAGTGGACCTATGTCGTAAGAATTGTTTTGGTGCTACTTATGATGATAAATGCGGGGGGTCTCTTGGGGTGGATAGACGATTGGTACTCCACAAGCTAAATAAGGATAATTATCAGCCGATTTCTGGTATACATCAACTTCGTACAATGATTACACTTGACAATAGCGTGCCGTCATCCATTATATCTTTGCTATGCACTGAATCAAGATATATGGCAGTACTAGAGTTACGTGGTTTGTCCATTGAGAAGATTCCAGCTGCTATTGGAGATCTTTTTAATCTTCGCCATTTGAGTTTGCGTGATTCAAAAATACAGATGCTCCCAAAGTCTATTGAGAGGCTTTCAAATCTGCTTACATTGGACCTTTACGGATGTGACATACATGTGTTGCCCAGTGGGATTGTGAAGCTGAAGAAGCTTAGGCACTTATTTGCTGAGAGAGTACTTGATCCAGATGAGAGAGGAATGAGATGTTCTAGGGGTGTGCGTATCCCTAGTGGTCTTGGAAATCTAACAAACCTGCAGACCCTACATGCACTGGAAGCACGGGACAAATCTCTTGGACATTTAGGGGAGCTGAGGCAACTGAGAAGCTTGAGGTTGTGGAATGTGAAAGCAACCTACTGTGAACGCATCAGTGAGTCTCTGGTTCAAATGCAGTATTTGTCGTTCCTAGAGGTGAATGCAAGTGATGAGAATGAGGTTCTCCAGTTGAATGTTTGCCTTCCAAACCTGCAAAAATTAATTTTGAGAGGACGACTAGCGAATGGGGCGTTGGACGAGTCTCCTCTCTTCCAAACTGTTTGGGGGCAGAACTTGTATGTATTGTCTCTATATGGTTCACAACTGAGAGAAGACCCCCTGCCATCCCTTTCTCGGCTGTCAAGTTTGACACGTCTACGTTTGACCGGAGCATACGACGGAGAGCAGCTGGCGTTTCTTACAGGATGGTTTCCCAAGCTAAAGATTCTCGTTCTGAAAGACCTGCCTAATCTAAATCGGCTAGTGATACAGCAAGGTGCCATGGTGAGCCTGGAAGAATTTTTCATAGTCAACCTGAACAGCTTGACAGAGGTCCCACCTGGCATTGAGTTCCTCATGCCCCTGCAGTACCTAGCATTCGACCAAATCAGCAGTGACTTCTTAACTGTGCTGGAGCAGTGTTCTGCTATCCGAGGGAACTGGTGGTATACTCTCCATGATTGA